A region of Pyxidicoccus parkwaysis DNA encodes the following proteins:
- a CDS encoding DUF2267 domain-containing protein, translating to MANEREGQEQAGERRAPNPDLRAQRSESRATQTYAFFLKDLEAKANCGRELAEKAAQSVLCLLEMRLIDNEAKHLEAQLPRKVRDLLQRCPRHEGMALRKFRLEQFLAMVAEDLDTTPNEAERLSRAVFATVREHITEGEAEDVMGQLPSDLRALWMREA from the coding sequence ATGGCGAACGAGCGTGAGGGACAGGAGCAGGCGGGTGAGCGGCGTGCGCCCAACCCGGACCTGCGCGCGCAACGCAGTGAGTCCCGCGCCACGCAGACCTACGCATTCTTCCTGAAGGACCTGGAGGCCAAGGCGAACTGCGGCCGCGAGCTCGCGGAGAAGGCGGCGCAGTCCGTGCTCTGTCTGCTCGAGATGCGCCTCATCGACAACGAGGCGAAGCACCTGGAGGCCCAGCTTCCGCGCAAGGTGCGCGACCTCCTGCAGCGGTGTCCCCGCCACGAGGGCATGGCGCTCCGCAAGTTCAGGCTGGAGCAGTTCCTCGCGATGGTGGCCGAGGACCTGGACACCACCCCCAACGAGGCCGAGCGGCTCAGCCGCGCCGTCTTCGCCACCGTGCGAGAGCACATCACCGAGGGCGAGGCCGAGGACGTCATGGGCCAGCTCCCCTCCGACCTGCGCGCGCTGTGGATGCGCGAGGCCTGA
- a CDS encoding secretin and TonB N-terminal domain-containing protein produces MSRVRAAVLALALLGAPSFAASPKAEGKRVTVDIVRADIHNVLRMLADMGRLNLVVDDEVQGTVTLRLRNVPWKQALETVLSSHGLGRELQGDVLRVAPLSKLKDEAELRVKLKQAREDAAPLRTYFIPVNYARAADLVPHVQAQLSPRGSVSVDARTNTLIVTDVEPVSLP; encoded by the coding sequence ATGTCCCGAGTCAGAGCCGCCGTGCTCGCGTTGGCGCTGCTGGGTGCGCCGAGCTTCGCTGCTTCGCCGAAGGCGGAGGGCAAGCGCGTCACTGTCGACATCGTCCGCGCGGACATCCACAACGTGCTGCGCATGCTGGCGGACATGGGGCGTTTGAATCTCGTGGTGGACGACGAGGTCCAGGGCACGGTGACACTGCGGCTGCGCAACGTGCCGTGGAAGCAGGCGTTGGAGACGGTGCTCTCCTCGCACGGGCTCGGTCGCGAGTTGCAGGGCGACGTCCTGCGCGTGGCCCCGTTGAGCAAGCTCAAGGACGAGGCGGAGCTGCGCGTGAAGCTGAAGCAGGCGCGCGAGGACGCGGCCCCGCTGCGCACGTACTTCATTCCCGTGAACTACGCGCGCGCCGCGGACCTGGTGCCGCACGTGCAGGCCCAGCTCTCCCCGCGCGGCAGCGTCAGCGTGGACGCGCGGACCAACACGCTCATCGTCACCGACGTGGAGCCGGTGTCGCTTCCGTGA
- a CDS encoding CBS domain-containing protein, whose product MKQVKDVMTKEVELISPNDSLKDAAEKMRSLNVGPLPVCDGDRLKGIITDRDIVVRAVSQGMDPSNTRVSQAMSDEIEYVYEDDDISTAARKMKEEQIRRILVVNRDKRLVGIVALGDIAEALSSDEAGKTLESISEPSQPAH is encoded by the coding sequence ATGAAACAGGTCAAGGACGTGATGACGAAGGAAGTAGAGCTCATCAGCCCCAACGACTCGCTGAAGGACGCCGCGGAGAAGATGCGCTCGCTGAACGTGGGCCCGCTGCCCGTCTGCGACGGCGACAGGCTGAAGGGCATCATCACCGACCGCGACATCGTGGTGAGGGCCGTGTCCCAGGGCATGGACCCGAGCAACACCCGCGTGTCCCAGGCGATGTCGGATGAGATTGAGTACGTCTACGAGGACGACGACATCTCCACGGCGGCCCGCAAGATGAAGGAGGAACAGATTCGCCGCATCCTCGTCGTCAACCGCGACAAGAGGCTGGTAGGCATCGTCGCGCTGGGTGACATCGCGGAGGCACTGAGCAGCGATGAGGCCGGCAAGACGCTCGAGTCCATCTCCGAGCCCTCGCAACCCGCGCACTGA